The Deltaproteobacteria bacterium genomic interval CCTGGTGGGTTGAAACGGACCTGGTTCCCGGCATGGCAAGGGCGGAAAAGGCCGAACGATCCCGGCAGATCCACTCCGTTCAAGGGAATCCGGGCTGTTATAGAATAGACCAGGGAGCGGTCCACTTTGGACCAGAGGGCTCTGCCCGGGGGCAGGCGTCGGTCTGCGCTCCCCAAAAAGGCCAAAACAAGCATCGACTCCCACCTATCAGAGAGTTATCAGCGTCTTTGCTGCCATGTCGTGAGCCACCAAGGGGTAACTCCACCAAATCGGAACTAGCAACCTGCTTGACCGACTCTTTGAGGAGGACCCGAGCCGCACCAAGGGGGCACCGACCCTCTTCGGAGAGAGACCGTTCCTCAAACAGATGTTTGCATCCCTTATCCGAGCATCTGAAGGGCGGAGAGGCGTCAGGATCACCGAACCCGAGCGCCACCAGCTTGAAGGACTCCATGATGAACTCCACAAAGGAGCTCAAAGAATGCACGAACCATTGGTCATAAGCCCATCAGCCCCAGACCAGATCTACAGCAAAGATAGGACTTGACCAGGGTGCAGCGGGGAATTGATCTGTGGTTCTTGCTTTTACGTGAAGAGTATTGTATAGTTCATTAGTTGGATGGAGTACTCTTGGCAGTAAGACGAAAGCCCGTAAAGAACTCTACACAACTTCTTTACGGGCTTTTTGTTACCGATTTGCAAAGCTGATTTTCAAAGGCCCTCGTCATTGCGAAGGGTCGTGTAAGATCGAGGAAATCATAGGTTTGGCGGAAAAATTGAAAAAGATAGCTCTGTTTGATATCGACCGAGTTATTTGAGGGTTGACGATGAAATTTTCAGAATTAGATTTAGGGCCGGAGATTCTGAAGGCCTTGACCAACATGGGTTATCAAGATTTGACACACATCCAGGAAAAGACCCTCTCTCCTATCCTGACCGGCAGGGATCTTTTGGCCCGGGCAGAGACCGGCTCAGGCAAAACGGCCGCCTGCGGTATTCCGCTGGTCAAGATGATCGATCCTTCGGTCAATGCCATCCAGGCCCTAATCCTGGTTCCTACCCGTGAACTCGCACTTCAATATGTGGAAGAGATAGATAGAATTTCGAGATTTACGGATGCCGTCCCCTTTGCCATCTTTGGCGGGTTTTCGATGGAGATTCAAAAAGCAAAATTGGCGGACAGGGTCCATATCCTCGTCGCAACACCTGGACGATTGATCGATTTCCTATATCATACCGCATCGATTGACCTCTCTTGTGTTCGCACGCTGGTTCTGGATGAAGCGGACGAGATGCTGAAGATGGGTTTTATCGAAGATATAGACTTCATCATGTCCTGCCTGATCCACAAGCACCAGACATTGTTTTTTGCAGCGACGATGCCCGAGGAGATCGATCGATTGGCCAGGGCCTATCTGAAAGAACCCGTCAGAGTAGAATTGAATAAGGAACAGGTGGCTCCGCAGAGTCTTATTCACCATTTTCAGTATACGGGGCGACGTGATCGGCTCAATACACTGATCGAATACCTAAGAGGGGAGAGGATCTCCCAGGCGATCATCTTTTGCAATTCGCGACATCGCGGCGAGAAACTGATAAGGGGGTTGAGATCAAAGTTTAAGTCGGTAGGGTATATCCACGGAGGTCTGGAGCAATCGAGGCGGACATCGATCTTCGAGCGTTTTCGCCGAAATGAGATTACCTTCATGGTTGCCACGGACCTTGCCAGCCGCGGGCTCGACTTCAGCCATGTCAGTCATGTGATTAATTATGACTATCCTTCCGGCCTGGAATCCTACACGAACAGGACGGGAAGGACCGGGAGAATGGGGCGGTCAGGCATTGCCATGACCTTTGTGACCGATCAGGAATTGAGGGTCTTGAAATCCCTGCTTAAGACGAATCGTATTGATCCCGTGTGGCATGGCAACATCCCTAACCTCCAGGCTGTCTCCAAACATAACCGGGGACGAGATGGCAAGAAATACTTCGACAGGCGGTCCCGGCCAGTACCCCAAAGTCGAACCCTATCAAATGACAGGAATGATCCCAGGAGGGGAGGAAAGGTAAGAGTACCCCTGGGTGAAAACAGGACGCCGATTTCATGAGGGGCTAATGAAACGTAGAAATTTGAGGAAAGCCCAAAGGTAGAGGGAAGTTGGGGGAAAAGCGATCAGTCTGCCTTTTTGGTGTCCCACTCGCCAACAAATAGATCCATGGCCAGCCCTGGAGCCAGATGGTAGATCTGTTCCATGGCTTTTTTGCATCTCATGACCACACCAGAAGGGGAAGTTTCCCAGCCCCTTGGGCAGGGTGCGGGCACGGAGGGGATCTCCACCTGGCCCAGTAGATTTCCACCCACCTCCACGTCCTCCCAGGATGCGCGAACCTCAAGAGACCGGGGCTCTCGGGGTGACGGCGGTTCCTTTTCTGCCATTTAGAATGCACCCTTATGCCCCCCCTGGCCTGGTGAGGGGTGAAAGCTCTTAAGTACCCATACCAGTTCCATCGGCCAATTCTGCTGCCCTGCTCCCTCTTTTCCCAAGGCAAAGATCCCCTTCAGTGGGATGTTGGAGAGTTCGGAAAAGGGATCGAAAATCCGGTCGAGTCTTGACAACAACGACACCGACCGTCTCCAATCCCCTTCACCCGCCCTGCAATTCAGCCTCTTTGAAAGAATTTCGGGAGCATACGATCAGAGAATCTATCACGTGCGAAATCACGACAGAACTCAGTTCCCAAGGTCTGACCCCCTTCGACTGGTAATCCCTCATTCCACCCCTCCAAGTGACACCAGTCAGAACGCCATAGGGATTTTACCTCCTTTTGATGGTCCGGCCAGGGCCCGAGGCCAAAGCCGACAGGAACTCGCACGAATGGAGAAGCCCGCCCACAGCGCACCGAGTAAGTTGCTTAAGAACCTACGTCCCCTTCTTCTTTTGCTAGTTGCATTTCCAAATCACGTGTGATAGACAGATCATGTAGCTGATGCCCAACAGACTGCATGGCTCGCAACACCTGGGGTGAGTTATGAGCAAAGGGCTGCAGAAGGTGCCGATGCAGGGCCTCCGAGGCGGTTTCTACCTCCTCGGGGGCTTTAGTATTTTGGGCCGTGGGAAAGTCAAAGTGCTCGAAAAAGGAGACGAAGAGTCGTGAGCCTGGTCGGCAAGTTCTCTGCAGTTTCAAGTATCTCTTCGAGAGGGGGCTAAGGGGGAAGTCTCGACTTCCAGAAGCCCGACAAGGGGCGGCTCCCGAATCACGGGAGGAGGTGATCGATGTTAGAGGTCGAGTGAGGATCGATCAGTCCATGACCAAATCGGCGTAAAGGAGGTAACCAGAAATGACCAGACTGCGTTCCATAACAGTTTTGGCGTTTGTTGTAGGGATCTTGGCTGCAGCGGGAATTGGGAATGCTGGAGAACCCATCATAATCGGGTCGGTGGAGCCTTCGTCTCCTCCCGGGTCGATTGCTCAAGGCAGTGAAGCCACTGCAGGAATCGAACTGGCTGTCAAGATGCTCAACGAGCAGGGAGGGATTCTCGGCAGACCAGTGGAAGTCAGGTTTCAGGATTCCATGGGCATACCGGAGAAGGGACGGGCCGCCACCGAAAGGCTCCTCGTCAAGGATAAAGTGCCGGTGATTGTGGGAGGCAATCACAGCTCGGTATGTATGGCCATGGCAGACGTGGCCCATGAGTATCATATCCCTTACGTGAATGTCAATTGCTGGGCTGATGCGATACGGGAGAAGGGATATGATGAATGGTTCAACACGTCGGTGAACAATTCCCGAATAGCTGTTGGAGGGGCTGAATTCGTCAAGTCCCTGGGCGTCAAGAGAGTCGTCGTCCTCCCCGAGAACACTGATTTCGGTATTGGGCTGGCCCGCGGTTTCAAGAAGCATTTGGAGAAGATAGCTCCCGGGATAGATTGCACCTATAAGGTCCTTGACCGAGAGGCCAAAGATTTCACGCCTGCAATCCTCAGCCTCACGAAGAATCCTCCCGACGTTGTGGTGCCGATAATGGATCCACCTGCCGGATACATCGTCATCAACCAACTCTATGAATACGGCGTCGCCCCTAGCTCCAAGACCTGGATGTTGGATCTGGATGCTCTGGCGGAACTTCCAGACTTCTGGGACAACGTGAGGGAGGCGGGAAGATACTTGACTGGAATCGCTCTCTTCCATCCGGCGATGAAACTGACCGACCTCGGAAAGGAGGTCAGAAGACGACATATGAAGAGAACGGGAAGAGAAGCGAGCAGGGTGGTCTTCCAGGGGTTTGATGCGGTGTGGGTCGTTGCAAAAGCCATAGAGCGTGCGGGGACGGTTGAGCCTGACGCCATCATCAGGGCTCTGAGAAAGACCGACGTTGTAGGAACCCGGGGCAGGATCACCTTCTGCATGGAGCGGGGGCCCTTCTTCCAACAATGGGTTGATGTGCCCTACGCGATCATACAGTTTACCGAAGTTGATCAGCCGCTTGCCAAGGCTCCTATCGTCTTTCCGCCTGCACAGGAGACCGCCAAGCCACTAAAGCCGTAAAGTATCGATCACGCGTGTACGGAGGTCCCCGGCCATACAGGGCCGGGGACCTCTTGAATCAAACCCGCAATTCAGGAGATTTCGCCGTTATGGATATTCTCATAACCGGGATCATGATGGGTACCTTTTACGCCCTGCTCGCTCTCGGCCTCTCCCTGATCTTCGGGATTCTTAAGGTCGTCAACTTTGCCCATGGTGAATTCTTTATGATAGGGGCCTATGCATATGCACTGATCGCCCTGAAACTCGGGATATCTCCGTTCCTGGTGCTCTTCCCCGTAATCGTTATCGGGATGATTGTAGGGGTCGCGGTGGAACGCGTCCTCATGCGGCCGCTGTACGAAAAATACACGGAATGGGGGGCCATGAGGGATGAATACGCTATTATTGTTACATTCGGGCTGTCTCTTTTTCTAATGAACCTTGCCAACCAGATATTTGGGCCTTACCCGATCAGCGGACCCGGCTTGGTTCCATTGAGAGAGAGGGTCACGCTGGGACACATGGTAATGATGAGTGCTCATCGTATCATAGCCTTTGGTATCGGGGCCGGGGTCCTGATAGCGGCCTATCTGTTTCTTCGTTTCGCACCCTCGGGGAAGGTAATTCAAGCGGTTTCACAGAACCGTTTTGGGGCATCGATCGCAGGTATCAACTCGAGCCGAGTCAGTATGATCGTATTCGGCATCTCGGGGACTCTGGCAGGGCTTTCCGGAGCCCTCCTATGTCCGATCTTCTCTGCCGAACCCTTTGTGGGTGCACTCCCTGCCATCAAATCCTTTGTGATCGTCGTCTTGGGAGGAATGGGGTCGGTGCCTGGGAGCATCTTGGGGGCATATCTG includes:
- a CDS encoding branched-chain amino acid ABC transporter permease, whose amino-acid sequence is MDILITGIMMGTFYALLALGLSLIFGILKVVNFAHGEFFMIGAYAYALIALKLGISPFLVLFPVIVIGMIVGVAVERVLMRPLYEKYTEWGAMRDEYAIIVTFGLSLFLMNLANQIFGPYPISGPGLVPLRERVTLGHMVMMSAHRIIAFGIGAGVLIAAYLFLRFAPSGKVIQAVSQNRFGASIAGINSSRVSMIVFGISGTLAGLSGALLCPIFSAEPFVGALPAIKSFVIVVLGGMGSVPGSILGAYLLGVLEQFGAVYISYSYRDTFGFVILILVLLLRPQGIFGEKAREV
- a CDS encoding DEAD/DEAH box helicase — its product is MKFSELDLGPEILKALTNMGYQDLTHIQEKTLSPILTGRDLLARAETGSGKTAACGIPLVKMIDPSVNAIQALILVPTRELALQYVEEIDRISRFTDAVPFAIFGGFSMEIQKAKLADRVHILVATPGRLIDFLYHTASIDLSCVRTLVLDEADEMLKMGFIEDIDFIMSCLIHKHQTLFFAATMPEEIDRLARAYLKEPVRVELNKEQVAPQSLIHHFQYTGRRDRLNTLIEYLRGERISQAIIFCNSRHRGEKLIRGLRSKFKSVGYIHGGLEQSRRTSIFERFRRNEITFMVATDLASRGLDFSHVSHVINYDYPSGLESYTNRTGRTGRMGRSGIAMTFVTDQELRVLKSLLKTNRIDPVWHGNIPNLQAVSKHNRGRDGKKYFDRRSRPVPQSRTLSNDRNDPRRGGKVRVPLGENRTPIS
- a CDS encoding ABC transporter substrate-binding protein, whose product is MTRLRSITVLAFVVGILAAAGIGNAGEPIIIGSVEPSSPPGSIAQGSEATAGIELAVKMLNEQGGILGRPVEVRFQDSMGIPEKGRAATERLLVKDKVPVIVGGNHSSVCMAMADVAHEYHIPYVNVNCWADAIREKGYDEWFNTSVNNSRIAVGGAEFVKSLGVKRVVVLPENTDFGIGLARGFKKHLEKIAPGIDCTYKVLDREAKDFTPAILSLTKNPPDVVVPIMDPPAGYIVINQLYEYGVAPSSKTWMLDLDALAELPDFWDNVREAGRYLTGIALFHPAMKLTDLGKEVRRRHMKRTGREASRVVFQGFDAVWVVAKAIERAGTVEPDAIIRALRKTDVVGTRGRITFCMERGPFFQQWVDVPYAIIQFTEVDQPLAKAPIVFPPAQETAKPLKP